In a single window of the Callithrix jacchus isolate 240 chromosome 1, calJac240_pri, whole genome shotgun sequence genome:
- the FAM118A gene encoding protein FAM118A isoform X7, whose amino-acid sequence MDSVEKTTNRSEQKSSRKFLKSLIRKQPQELLLVIGTGVSAAVAPGIPALCSWRSCIEAVIEAAEQLEVLHPGDIAEFRRKVTKDRDLLVVAHDLIRKMSPRTGDTKPSFFQDCLMEVFDNLEQHIQSPLVLQSILSLMERGTMVLTTNYDNLLEIFGQQQNKPMESLDLKDKTKVLQWARGHIKYGVLHIHGLYTDPCGMVLDPSGYKDVTQDPEVMEVLQNLYRTKSFLFVGCGETLRDQIFQALFLYSVPNKVDLEHYMLVLKENEDHFFKHQADMLLHGIKVVSYGDCFDCFPGYVQDLAAQICRQRSPGNTCQDCAKRKSEENGIEVSKKLRQPDADDAGGS is encoded by the exons ATGGATTCAGTGGAAAAGACAACAAACAGAAGTGAACAAAAATCCAG tagaaagtttttaaaaagcctcaTCCGGAAGCAGCCCCAGGAACTGCTCTTGGTTATCGGGACTGGCGTCAGTGCAGCCGTGGCCCCAGGAATCCCTGCCCTTTGCTCGTGGAGAAGCTGCATCGAGGCCGTCATCGAGGCTGCAGAGCAGCTGGAGGTGCTGCACCCCGGGGACATTGCTGAGTTCCGGAGGAAAGTGACCAAGGATCGGGACCTGTTGGTTGTTGCCCATGATCTGATCCGGAAGATGTCACCT CGCACAGGCGACACCAAGCCCAGCTTCTTCCAGGACTGCCTGATGGAGGTGTTTGACAACCTGGAGCAGCACATCCAGAGCCCTCTGGTGCTGCAGTCGATCCTCAGCCTGATGGAGAGGGGCACCATGGTCCTGACCACCAACTACGACAACCTGCTGGAGATCTTTGgccagcaacagaacaagcccatGGAGTCTCTGGACTTGAAGGACAAGACCAAG GTCCTCCAGTGGGCGAGAGGACATATCAAGTACGGCGTTCTTCACATTCACGGTCTCTACACAGACCCCTGTGGGATGGTGTTGGATCCCTCGGGATATAAAGATGTCACTCAGGACCCGGAAGTCATG GAAGTCCTTCAGAACTTATACCGTACCAAGTCTTTTCTGTTTGTGGGCTGTGGAGAGACCCTTCGTGATCAGATATTCCAGGCCCTCTTTCTTTACTCTGTGCCGAATAAGGTGGATTTGGAGCACTACATGCTTGTGCTGAAGGAAAATGAAGACCATTTCTTTAAGCATCAGGCAGATATGCTTTTGCATGGAATCAAAGTTGTATCCTACGGGGACTGTTTTGACTGTTTTCCAGGATATGTGCAAGACCTTGCCGCTCAGATCTGCAGACAGCGAAGCCCAG GTAATACGTGCCAGGACTGTGCAAAGAGGAAGTCGGAAGAGAATGGGATTGAAGTTTCAAAAAAGCTCAGACAACCAGATGCTG ATGATGCTGGAGGGTCTTGA
- the FAM118A gene encoding protein FAM118A isoform X3, which translates to MDSVEKTTNRSEQKSSRKFLKSLIRKQPQELLLVIGTGVSAAVAPGIPALCSWRSCIEAVIEAAEQLEVLHPGDIAEFRRKVTKDRDLLVVAHDLIRKMSPRTGDTKPSFFQDCLMEVFDNLEQHIQSPLVLQSILSLMERGTMVLTTNYDNLLEIFGQQQNKPMESLDLKDKTKVLQWARGHIKYGVLHIHGLYTDPCGMVLDPSGYKDVTQDPEVMEVLQNLYRTKSFLFVGCGETLRDQIFQALFLYSVPNKVDLEHYMLVLKENEDHFFKHQADMLLHGIKVVSYGDCFDCFPGYVQDLAAQICRQRSPGNTCQDCAKRKSEENGIEVSKKLRQPDAGIVSVLLVGAASDDAGGS; encoded by the exons ATGGATTCAGTGGAAAAGACAACAAACAGAAGTGAACAAAAATCCAG tagaaagtttttaaaaagcctcaTCCGGAAGCAGCCCCAGGAACTGCTCTTGGTTATCGGGACTGGCGTCAGTGCAGCCGTGGCCCCAGGAATCCCTGCCCTTTGCTCGTGGAGAAGCTGCATCGAGGCCGTCATCGAGGCTGCAGAGCAGCTGGAGGTGCTGCACCCCGGGGACATTGCTGAGTTCCGGAGGAAAGTGACCAAGGATCGGGACCTGTTGGTTGTTGCCCATGATCTGATCCGGAAGATGTCACCT CGCACAGGCGACACCAAGCCCAGCTTCTTCCAGGACTGCCTGATGGAGGTGTTTGACAACCTGGAGCAGCACATCCAGAGCCCTCTGGTGCTGCAGTCGATCCTCAGCCTGATGGAGAGGGGCACCATGGTCCTGACCACCAACTACGACAACCTGCTGGAGATCTTTGgccagcaacagaacaagcccatGGAGTCTCTGGACTTGAAGGACAAGACCAAG GTCCTCCAGTGGGCGAGAGGACATATCAAGTACGGCGTTCTTCACATTCACGGTCTCTACACAGACCCCTGTGGGATGGTGTTGGATCCCTCGGGATATAAAGATGTCACTCAGGACCCGGAAGTCATG GAAGTCCTTCAGAACTTATACCGTACCAAGTCTTTTCTGTTTGTGGGCTGTGGAGAGACCCTTCGTGATCAGATATTCCAGGCCCTCTTTCTTTACTCTGTGCCGAATAAGGTGGATTTGGAGCACTACATGCTTGTGCTGAAGGAAAATGAAGACCATTTCTTTAAGCATCAGGCAGATATGCTTTTGCATGGAATCAAAGTTGTATCCTACGGGGACTGTTTTGACTGTTTTCCAGGATATGTGCAAGACCTTGCCGCTCAGATCTGCAGACAGCGAAGCCCAG GTAATACGTGCCAGGACTGTGCAAAGAGGAAGTCGGAAGAGAATGGGATTGAAGTTTCAAAAAAGCTCAGACAACCAGATGCTGGTATCGTGTCTGTTCTTCTTGTGGGAGCTGCCTCAG ATGATGCTGGAGGGTCTTGA
- the FAM118A gene encoding protein FAM118A isoform X5 produces the protein MDSVEKTTNRSEQKSRKFLKSLIRKQPQELLLVIGTGVSAAVAPGIPALCSWRSCIEAVIEAAEQLEVLHPGDIAEFRRKVTKDRDLLVVAHDLIRKMSPRTGDTKPSFFQDCLMEVFDNLEQHIQSPLVLQSILSLMERGTMVLTTNYDNLLEIFGQQQNKPMESLDLKDKTKVLQWARGHIKYGVLHIHGLYTDPCGMVLDPSGYKDVTQDPEVMEVLQNLYRTKSFLFVGCGETLRDQIFQALFLYSVPNKVDLEHYMLVLKENEDHFFKHQADMLLHGIKVVSYGDCFDCFPGYVQDLAAQICRQRSPGNTCQDCAKRKSEENGIEVSKKLRQPDAGIVSVLLVGAASDDAGGS, from the exons ATGGATTCAGTGGAAAAGACAACAAACAGAAGTGAACAAAAATCCAG aaagtttttaaaaagcctcaTCCGGAAGCAGCCCCAGGAACTGCTCTTGGTTATCGGGACTGGCGTCAGTGCAGCCGTGGCCCCAGGAATCCCTGCCCTTTGCTCGTGGAGAAGCTGCATCGAGGCCGTCATCGAGGCTGCAGAGCAGCTGGAGGTGCTGCACCCCGGGGACATTGCTGAGTTCCGGAGGAAAGTGACCAAGGATCGGGACCTGTTGGTTGTTGCCCATGATCTGATCCGGAAGATGTCACCT CGCACAGGCGACACCAAGCCCAGCTTCTTCCAGGACTGCCTGATGGAGGTGTTTGACAACCTGGAGCAGCACATCCAGAGCCCTCTGGTGCTGCAGTCGATCCTCAGCCTGATGGAGAGGGGCACCATGGTCCTGACCACCAACTACGACAACCTGCTGGAGATCTTTGgccagcaacagaacaagcccatGGAGTCTCTGGACTTGAAGGACAAGACCAAG GTCCTCCAGTGGGCGAGAGGACATATCAAGTACGGCGTTCTTCACATTCACGGTCTCTACACAGACCCCTGTGGGATGGTGTTGGATCCCTCGGGATATAAAGATGTCACTCAGGACCCGGAAGTCATG GAAGTCCTTCAGAACTTATACCGTACCAAGTCTTTTCTGTTTGTGGGCTGTGGAGAGACCCTTCGTGATCAGATATTCCAGGCCCTCTTTCTTTACTCTGTGCCGAATAAGGTGGATTTGGAGCACTACATGCTTGTGCTGAAGGAAAATGAAGACCATTTCTTTAAGCATCAGGCAGATATGCTTTTGCATGGAATCAAAGTTGTATCCTACGGGGACTGTTTTGACTGTTTTCCAGGATATGTGCAAGACCTTGCCGCTCAGATCTGCAGACAGCGAAGCCCAG GTAATACGTGCCAGGACTGTGCAAAGAGGAAGTCGGAAGAGAATGGGATTGAAGTTTCAAAAAAGCTCAGACAACCAGATGCTGGTATCGTGTCTGTTCTTCTTGTGGGAGCTGCCTCAG ATGATGCTGGAGGGTCTTGA